One Helicobacter sp. MIT 21-1697 genomic window carries:
- a CDS encoding 4Fe-4S dicluster domain-containing protein — protein MKDTINEILSNEELEILQECNELTLDFTSFSKDILSIVTPHCVVIGYGELCDEFLALCVNEKHTALEVLHLLPQDFVRLSGHLGDFKLYFKNAQGEIDEITTSQVVSFAPLENLPHFKGVHTPNMYDSADSMLQVLLSLCGEQAYSRHIVFDPLHCQYQGRRTLPNGDNICHSCVDICPTMGVSSDDSLKILQLSPIDCIACGKCVSVCPTGSMQREGDGLEAFTYKARLYKGRIPLIIARSDFESPHFTHNFRALRKHNSLLLPFVLEVPDMLNSTYFLTLLQESSSSVVVYTPLGEHIHDEVESINTIYKRIFDKEAIFFYQEDALSCLDEIAPLTQSHYIYTPTSKESSKDIFAERMRFWIKQEEYGKVAIKGFGIVGIDAQNCTMCLSCVEACNTNALINNNSSFELLYKSSLCTDCGYCVASCAEKVLSIESHILNLIPQSFEYTKIAADEPFRCVECDKIFATRKSIEKIKGILAPAFGSDTLKLKTLECCADCKVKVMFEGAH, from the coding sequence ATGAAAGACACAATCAATGAAATTTTAAGCAATGAAGAATTAGAAATCCTGCAAGAATGCAATGAGCTCACGCTTGATTTTACTTCTTTTAGCAAAGATATTTTAAGCATAGTTACGCCACATTGTGTGGTAATAGGCTATGGAGAGTTATGCGATGAATTTTTAGCACTTTGTGTCAATGAAAAACATACTGCACTTGAGGTGCTTCATCTTTTACCACAAGATTTTGTGCGTCTTAGCGGACATCTTGGAGATTTTAAATTATATTTCAAAAACGCTCAAGGTGAGATTGATGAAATTACTACTTCGCAAGTAGTTTCATTTGCTCCACTTGAGAATCTCCCTCATTTTAAAGGTGTGCATACACCAAATATGTATGACAGCGCAGATTCAATGTTGCAAGTTTTGCTTTCTTTATGTGGGGAGCAAGCTTATAGTCGCCATATTGTCTTTGACCCATTGCATTGCCAATATCAGGGAAGGCGGACATTGCCAAATGGCGATAATATTTGCCATAGCTGTGTTGATATATGCCCAACTATGGGTGTAAGTAGCGATGATTCTCTAAAGATATTGCAGCTCTCCCCGATTGATTGTATTGCTTGTGGTAAATGCGTGAGTGTGTGTCCCACAGGAAGTATGCAACGCGAAGGCGATGGATTGGAAGCCTTTACTTATAAAGCACGACTTTATAAAGGGCGCATACCACTTATAATAGCAAGGTCAGATTTTGAATCGCCCCATTTTACTCATAACTTTCGCGCACTTAGGAAGCATAATTCCTTACTCCTGCCTTTTGTGTTAGAAGTGCCAGATATGCTTAATAGCACTTATTTCCTTACACTTTTGCAAGAGAGTAGCTCATCTGTTGTGGTTTATACGCCTTTAGGAGAGCATATACACGATGAGGTAGAATCTATCAATACTATCTATAAGCGCATTTTTGATAAAGAGGCGATTTTTTTCTACCAAGAAGATGCTCTTTCGTGTTTAGATGAGATTGCACCACTTACGCAAAGCCACTATATTTATACACCCACAAGCAAGGAGAGCAGCAAAGATATTTTTGCTGAACGTATGCGTTTTTGGATTAAGCAAGAAGAATATGGCAAAGTGGCAATTAAGGGCTTTGGTATTGTGGGTATTGATGCACAAAACTGCACAATGTGCCTTAGTTGCGTAGAAGCGTGCAACACAAATGCCCTGATTAACAATAATTCATCATTTGAGTTGCTTTATAAATCCTCACTCTGCACGGATTGTGGGTATTGTGTGGCAAGTTGTGCCGAAAAAGTCTTAAGTATAGAATCTCACATACTCAATCTTATTCCACAAAGCTTTGAATATACTAAAATTGCAGCTGATGAACCCTTTAGATGTGTAGAATGTGATAAAATTTTTGCTACGCGTAAAAGTATTGAAAAAATTAAGGGTATTCTTGCCCCTGCTTTTGGCAGCGATACTCTTAAGCTTAAAACTTTAGAATGCTGTGCGGATTGCAAGGTAAAAGTGATGTTTGAGGGAGCGCATTAA
- a CDS encoding molecular chaperone TorD family protein — translation MARDVLESVANARALYYDFFAGLFLYELLSERSNVLLKQVKILKENILDERDSVHFELLESELERKGIEQILREYTHTFILPFAVPQDNVPLPQKNKKEKKEMSNSQIMLYLSHYLEGHLNGKALLQARTLTKQSTFRLNTQECKESEEHLGFLLLLMRYLLLSPNEGDRALSVQVVNELVIPLGDFVVDALIQREDLSYYASVGYLLQSFLNVERSLK, via the coding sequence ATGGCACGAGATGTTTTGGAATCCGTAGCAAATGCAAGAGCATTATATTATGATTTTTTTGCAGGATTATTTTTGTATGAATTATTAAGTGAGCGCTCAAACGTGTTGTTAAAACAAGTAAAAATTTTAAAAGAAAATATCCTTGATGAGCGAGATAGTGTGCATTTTGAGCTTTTAGAGAGTGAGTTAGAGCGTAAGGGTATAGAGCAGATTCTGCGCGAATATACGCATACTTTTATCTTGCCTTTTGCTGTGCCTCAAGACAATGTGCCATTGCCTCAAAAGAATAAAAAAGAAAAAAAAGAGATGAGCAATTCTCAAATAATGCTCTATCTCTCCCATTACCTTGAGGGACATTTGAATGGCAAGGCTTTACTTCAAGCTCGGACTCTTACTAAACAAAGCACTTTTAGGCTCAATACTCAAGAATGTAAAGAAAGTGAGGAGCACTTAGGCTTTTTGTTGCTTTTAATGCGGTATCTTTTGCTCTCTCCCAATGAGGGAGACAGAGCGTTGAGCGTCCAAGTTGTAAATGAGTTAGTGATTCCTTTAGGGGATTTTGTTGTAGATGCACTTATTCAAAGAGAGGATTTGAGTTATTATGCAAGTGTGGGCTATTTATTGCAGAGTTTTTTAAATGTGGAGCGGAGTTTAAAATGA